Part of the Streptomyces europaeiscabiei genome is shown below.
ACCAGCGGATGACGGCCCGCCGTCGCCCCGCCAAGGGGCAGGCCGCATCCAAGGGCTACCGCGAAGCCCAGCGGCAGACCGCGAAGCTCCACAAGAAGGTTGCCCGGCAGCGGCAGGACACCGCCCGCAAGTGGGCCAAGTCCGCTGTGCGGGACCACGACGCGATCGCTGTCGAGGACTTCCGCCCGAAGTTCCTCGCCAAGACCACCATGGCCCGCAAGGCCGCGGATGCCGCGATCGGCGCGACCAAGTCGGCTCTGATCGAGATGGGCCGCAAGCACGGGCGGGACATCCGCCTCGTCCACCCCGCGCACACCACCATGGACTGCGCGTCCTGCGGAGCGACAACCAAGCACGCACTTCCTCTTTCGGAACGTACCTACACCTGCACCGCGTGCGGAGCCGTCTCCCCCAGGGACAAGAACTCCGCCCGCGTGATGCTCGTCCGGGCTGGTCTCAACCCGGCTGGTGCCGAGGGCGTTAGACCTCCCGGGCCGCCGGCCCGGGAGGCGGCCTGAGCCAGGAATCCCCTCCAGTTCAAGGGAGGGGAGGATGTCAAGCCCTCAGTTGTGGTTCCCGTACGCGCTGTTGTAACCCCGAAGGGTAGGCAGCGGGCACGGGCAGGACGCGCGCTTCGCGGATTTCCCGCCTCTTCGGGTGAGGGGGCTCGTGGGGCCGGGGCGGGTGCCCGGGAGTCAGGCGGTGATAGCGGCCGCCAGGATCGCTTCGACCACGTGGGGCAGCGAGTCCGGGTGCAGCCACAGGAAGAGGTTGGGCTCGACGAGCTCCAGTTCCATCACGCACGGTCGCCCGTCCTCCCCGGTGACGAGGTCGACGCGCGCGTACAGCAGCTCGGGATTCCCCGGTACGGCGGCCAACGCCCGCTCGGCGACGACGAGTTCGGCCTCGGTCGGGGTCCAGGGCTCCAGGTCCGGGTGGGCGATCTTGTCGGCGTCGTACGCGATGCCGGGCGCGAGCACCGCCCCCTTGCGGCTGGCGTGCAGCAGACGGCCTCCGAAGAACTGCAGGGCCCGCTCCCCGTCGGTGTCGATGCTCGTCACGAAGGGCTGCACCATGGCGGTGAGCCCCTCGGCGTGCATCCGCTCTACGTGCCGTACGGCGGTCTCCCGCTGATCGGGGGTGTACCGCGCGGCGAACCGGGCGCCCGCGCCGGAGGTGGGCTTCACGACGTACTCGTGCGCCACCGGGAGCTCCACGGTCTCGCCCGGCGCGAGATAGGCCGTCGGCACGACGGGCACCCCGGCGCCGGCGAGGTCACCGAGGTACCGCTTGTCGGTGTTCCAGCGCACGACGCCAGCCGGGTTGGCGAGCCGGGTGACCTCGCCGACCTTCTCCGCCCAGGCCACGAACTCGGCCGCGCGCCAGCTGTAGTCCCAGGTCGAGCGGATGACGACGAGGTCGTAACCCGCCCAGTCGGCCGCCGGGTCGTCCCAGTGCACGGCCGTCGCGTCGGCCCCGGCATCCCCCAGCGCCCGCACGAGCACCGGCAGATCCCGGTCGCGGCTCGTCTCCGGCCCGGGGTCGTAGGTGGCGACGGCTATGCGTGGGGCGGCGGTGCGGGCCACGGGGGCTCCATTCTCGTACGTCTGCGGCGGCTGTCCGGGGAGGTTCCCGGACGACCGGTCTCGGCGCAGGCTAACAATCCCGGAAGCCCTGGAGAGAGGGGGTTTCCGCGGGGCCGCTCCCGCTCACGGCACGGAAGGCCCCGTGACGAGGCGGCCCTCGCTGTCGTACGGCCAGACGTTGGGGACGCAGCCCTTCATACCCTTGATCTGCTGCATCATCGCCGGGGCGGGCTTGCCCTCGCCGGGGCAGGTGACGTGGCCGTGGCCGAGGAAGTGACCGACCTCGTGGTTGATGATCAGGGCGCGGTAGGCCTTGACATCCTTGGCGTAGACGGGGGTCGCCCGTTCCCAGCGTTCGAGGTTGACCATGACGTCGTCGCCGACGTTGCAGTTGAACTCGCCGCGGGTGTTCAGCCCGAACCTGCCGCAGACGTCGTCGACGGTGCCGGGGGTCGCGACCTTGACGACGAAGTCGGTGCGGCCGCCGGAGACCCGCTGGAAGGCCGAGTCGCCGTCCGCGGTCCAGCCGCGCGGGTCGGCGAGGATGTCCTCCACCTCCTCGGCGACGTCGGCGGTGGACAGTGACAGGCCCTTCTCCACGTCGACCCGGTAGCGCAGGGGGGTCCCCTTCCCCACCTTGCCGCTGCCGCCGGAGGCCGTGATGAAGGTGCCCGGCCCGGTCCTGGGGATGGTGACCGGCGAACCGCTGGGGGACGACGACCCCGACTTCCCCGGTGCCGAAGCGGACGAGGAGGGCGAGGAGGGCGAGGAGGAAGGGCTGTCGGGGGCGCCGGTGCCGGCACCGGCGGTGGAACCGCCGCTCGGGCCGGGGGAACGCCGCGACCGCTCGGGAGAGGGCTCGGCGGACGCGGTGGCCGCCGCCTCGCCGGCTAACTCCTCGGTGCCGCCGGTCGTCCAGCCCACCGCCGCGAATCCGGCGACACCGAGGGCCGCGACGGCCCCGAGCCCGCCCCACAGGGGCCCCTTCCCCCATCGTGCGGGGCCCTTCCTCCGCCGCCCTGAGCCCTTGGCCGACCCCTGCGCCGCGGCGCGCGCCGAGCCGCTGCGACGGCGGCGGGCGGGGCTACGTGAAGGTGTTGCGTTATGCGCGCTCATGTTCCTTCAGAGTGTGATCGGTATGTGATCGGATGTGGTCGAGTCGATCACGAAACGATAACGCGTGATCGGTATGGCTCCACACCAGCGCTTGACCTGCACCTTCGGTGAAGCCCCAGCATCGAATCCGCAACGAGGAACGGCCAGGCACGGCCAGGACCGACGGGGATTCAGGAAGAGCCATGGAGATGCTGACGATCGGGGCCTTCGCCAAGGCGTGCCGGCCGTCACCGAAGGCACTTCGGCTCTACGACGAGCTGGAGCTGCTCCGGC
Proteins encoded:
- a CDS encoding ATP-grasp domain-containing protein — translated: MARTAAPRIAVATYDPGPETSRDRDLPVLVRALGDAGADATAVHWDDPAADWAGYDLVVIRSTWDYSWRAAEFVAWAEKVGEVTRLANPAGVVRWNTDKRYLGDLAGAGVPVVPTAYLAPGETVELPVAHEYVVKPTSGAGARFAARYTPDQRETAVRHVERMHAEGLTAMVQPFVTSIDTDGERALQFFGGRLLHASRKGAVLAPGIAYDADKIAHPDLEPWTPTEAELVVAERALAAVPGNPELLYARVDLVTGEDGRPCVMELELVEPNLFLWLHPDSLPHVVEAILAAAITA
- a CDS encoding DUF3152 domain-containing protein, with translation MSAHNATPSRSPARRRRSGSARAAAQGSAKGSGRRRKGPARWGKGPLWGGLGAVAALGVAGFAAVGWTTGGTEELAGEAAATASAEPSPERSRRSPGPSGGSTAGAGTGAPDSPSSSPSSPSSSASAPGKSGSSSPSGSPVTIPRTGPGTFITASGGSGKVGKGTPLRYRVDVEKGLSLSTADVAEEVEDILADPRGWTADGDSAFQRVSGGRTDFVVKVATPGTVDDVCGRFGLNTRGEFNCNVGDDVMVNLERWERATPVYAKDVKAYRALIINHEVGHFLGHGHVTCPGEGKPAPAMMQQIKGMKGCVPNVWPYDSEGRLVTGPSVP